From Pseudomonas fluorescens, one genomic window encodes:
- a CDS encoding enoyl-CoA hydratase/isomerase family protein codes for MTAQVTSPATQSMDATQNEVLAEVRNHIGHLTLNRPAGLNALTLDMVRNLHRQLDAWAADNQVHAVVLRGAGEKAFCAGGDIRSLHDSFKTGDTLHEDFFVEEYALDLAIHHYRKPVLALMDGFVLGGGMGLVQGADLRVVTERSRLAMPEVGIGYFPDVGGSYFLSRIPGELGIYLGVSGVQIRAADALYCGLADWCLDSAKLAELDQRLDQLQWHDTPLKDLQGLLAQLAVQQLPDAPLQALRPAIDHFFALPDVASIIEQLRAVTVADSREWALATADLLQTRSPLAMAVTLEMLRRGRELSLEHCFALELHLDRQWFERGDLIEGVRALLIDKDKNPRWNPPTVQALDAAHVASFFSGFAQSGS; via the coding sequence ATGACTGCTCAGGTTACATCTCCGGCAACCCAGTCCATGGACGCCACGCAGAACGAAGTCCTCGCCGAGGTCCGCAACCACATCGGTCACCTGACCCTCAATCGCCCCGCCGGTCTCAATGCCTTGACCCTGGACATGGTGCGCAATCTGCACCGGCAACTCGATGCCTGGGCCGCCGATAACCAGGTGCATGCCGTGGTCCTGCGCGGCGCCGGCGAGAAAGCTTTTTGTGCCGGTGGCGATATCCGCTCGCTGCATGACAGCTTCAAGACCGGCGATACCCTGCACGAAGACTTCTTCGTCGAGGAATACGCCCTCGACCTGGCCATCCACCACTACCGCAAACCGGTGCTCGCACTGATGGACGGTTTTGTTCTCGGCGGCGGCATGGGCCTGGTCCAGGGCGCCGACTTGCGCGTGGTCACCGAGCGCAGCCGCCTGGCGATGCCGGAAGTGGGCATCGGCTACTTCCCGGATGTCGGCGGCAGCTATTTCCTGTCGCGGATTCCTGGCGAGCTGGGGATCTACCTCGGCGTCAGCGGCGTGCAGATTCGTGCCGCCGACGCGCTGTACTGCGGCCTGGCCGACTGGTGCCTGGACAGCGCCAAACTGGCTGAACTGGACCAGCGTCTCGATCAACTGCAATGGCACGACACCCCGCTCAAGGACCTGCAAGGGCTGCTCGCCCAACTGGCCGTGCAGCAGTTGCCCGATGCACCGCTGCAGGCCCTGCGCCCGGCCATCGATCATTTCTTTGCCTTGCCCGACGTCGCGAGCATCATCGAGCAGTTGCGCGCGGTCACGGTCGCTGACAGTCGCGAGTGGGCACTGGCCACCGCCGACCTGCTGCAGACCCGCTCGCCCCTGGCCATGGCCGTGACCCTGGAAATGCTCCGTCGTGGCCGTGAACTGAGCCTGGAGCACTGTTTTGCCCTGGAATTGCACCTGGACCGCCAGTGGTTTGAACGCGGTGACCTGATCGAAGGCGTACGCGCGCTGCTGATCGACAAAGACAAGAACCCTCGCTGGAATCCACCGACCGTGCAGGCGCTGGATGCCGCGCACGTGGCGAGTTTCTTCAGCGGTTTTGCCCAGAGCGGGAGCTGA
- a CDS encoding acyl-CoA dehydrogenase family protein — MHDIELTEEQVMIRDMARDFARGEIAPHAQAWEKAGWIDDALVAKMGELGLLGMVVPEEWGGTYVDYVAYALAVEEISAGDGATGALMSIHNSVGCGPVLNYGTEEQKQTWLADLASGQTIGCFCLTEPQAGSEANNLRTRAELRDGQWVINGAKQFVSNGKRAKLAIVFAVTDPELGKKGLSAFLVPTDNPGFIVDRSEHKMGIRASDTCAVTLNNCVIPEANLLGERGKGLAIALSNLEGGRIGIAAQSLGIARAAFEAALAYARDRVQFDKPIIEHQSIANMLADMHTRLNAARLLILHAARLRSAGKPCLSEASQAKLFASEMAEKVCSSAIQIHGGYGYLEDYPVERYYRDARITQIYEGSSEIQRMVIARELKNYLV, encoded by the coding sequence ATGCACGATATTGAATTGACCGAAGAACAGGTGATGATCCGCGACATGGCCCGGGACTTTGCCCGCGGCGAAATCGCCCCCCATGCCCAGGCCTGGGAAAAAGCCGGCTGGATCGATGACGCCCTGGTGGCGAAGATGGGTGAACTGGGCCTGTTGGGCATGGTGGTCCCTGAAGAATGGGGCGGCACCTACGTCGACTACGTGGCCTACGCGCTGGCGGTGGAAGAGATTTCCGCCGGCGATGGCGCCACCGGTGCGCTGATGAGCATTCACAACTCGGTGGGCTGCGGCCCGGTGCTCAACTACGGCACTGAAGAGCAGAAACAGACCTGGCTGGCCGACCTCGCCAGCGGTCAGACCATCGGCTGCTTCTGCCTGACCGAACCCCAGGCCGGTTCCGAAGCCAACAATCTGCGCACCCGCGCCGAGTTGCGCGACGGCCAGTGGGTGATCAATGGCGCCAAGCAATTTGTCAGCAACGGCAAGCGGGCGAAACTGGCGATCGTGTTCGCCGTCACCGACCCGGAGCTGGGCAAGAAAGGTCTGTCGGCGTTCCTGGTGCCCACTGATAATCCGGGGTTCATCGTCGATCGCAGCGAGCACAAGATGGGCATCCGCGCCTCCGATACCTGCGCAGTGACCCTGAACAATTGCGTGATCCCCGAGGCGAACCTGCTGGGCGAACGCGGCAAGGGCCTGGCGATTGCTCTGTCCAACCTTGAAGGCGGGCGCATCGGCATCGCCGCCCAGTCCTTGGGCATCGCCCGCGCCGCCTTCGAAGCAGCCCTGGCCTATGCCCGCGACCGAGTGCAGTTCGACAAGCCGATCATTGAGCACCAGAGCATCGCCAACATGCTCGCCGACATGCACACCCGCCTCAACGCCGCCCGCCTGCTGATTCTCCATGCCGCCCGCCTGCGCAGTGCCGGCAAACCGTGCCTGTCGGAAGCCTCCCAGGCCAAGCTGTTCGCCTCGGAAATGGCCGAAAAGGTTTGCTCCTCGGCGATTCAGATTCACGGGGGTTATGGGTATCTGGAAGATTATCCGGTGGAGCGCTATTACCGCGATGCGCGGATCACGCAGATCTACGAGGGGTCGAGCGAGATTCAGCGGATGGTGATTGCGCGGGAGCTGAAGAACTACCTGGTGTAA
- a CDS encoding enoyl-CoA hydratase, translating into MSYETILLDVQGRVGLITLNRPQALNALNAQIVSELNHALDGLEADSQIGCIVITGSKKAFAAGADIKEMAELSYPQIYLDDLFSDSDRVANRRKPIIAAVNGFALGGGCELALMCDFILAGDNAKFGQPEINLGVLPGMGGTQRLTRAVGKAKAMEMCLSGRLIDAVEAERCGIVARIVPSDELLDEALKVAAVIASKSLPIAMMTKESVNRAFEVSLSEGVRFERRVFHAAFATQDQKEGMAAFIAKRAPEFVGK; encoded by the coding sequence ATGAGTTACGAAACGATTTTGTTGGACGTCCAGGGTCGGGTTGGCCTGATCACTCTCAATCGCCCGCAAGCGCTGAACGCCTTGAACGCGCAGATTGTCAGTGAGCTGAACCATGCGCTGGACGGCCTGGAAGCTGATTCGCAGATCGGTTGCATCGTCATCACCGGCTCGAAGAAAGCCTTCGCCGCCGGCGCCGACATCAAGGAAATGGCCGAGCTGAGCTACCCGCAGATCTACCTCGACGACCTGTTCAGTGACAGTGACCGTGTGGCCAACCGCCGCAAGCCGATTATTGCCGCGGTGAACGGTTTTGCGTTGGGCGGTGGTTGCGAACTGGCGCTGATGTGCGACTTCATTCTGGCCGGTGACAACGCCAAGTTCGGCCAGCCGGAAATCAACCTGGGCGTACTGCCGGGCATGGGCGGCACCCAGCGCCTGACCCGTGCGGTGGGCAAAGCCAAAGCCATGGAAATGTGCCTGAGCGGGCGCTTGATCGATGCGGTCGAAGCCGAGCGTTGCGGCATCGTCGCGCGCATCGTGCCGTCGGATGAATTGCTGGACGAAGCGCTGAAAGTTGCTGCGGTCATTGCCAGCAAGTCGCTGCCGATTGCCATGATGACCAAGGAAAGCGTGAACCGCGCCTTTGAAGTCAGCCTGTCCGAAGGCGTGCGCTTCGAACGCCGGGTATTCCACGCCGCGTTCGCCACTCAGGATCAGAAAGAAGGCATGGCCGCGTTCATCGCCAAGCGTGCGCCGGAGTTTGTGGGTAAATAA
- a CDS encoding acyl-CoA dehydrogenase, translating to MLPNDEQLQIREAARQFAQERLKPFAAEWDREHRFPKEAIGEMAELGFFGMLVPEQWGGCDTGYLAYAMALEEIAAGDGACSTIMSVHNSVGCVPILKYGTDEQKERFLTPLASGAMLGAFALTEPQAGSDASGLKTRARLNGDHYVLNGCKQFITSGQNAGVVIVFAVTDPSAGKRGISAFIVPTDSPGYKVARVEDKLGQHASDTCQILFEDVKVPVANRLGEEGEGYRIALANLEGGRVGIASQSVGMARAAFEAARDYARERDSFGKPIIEHQAVAFRLADMATQIAVARQMVHYAAALRDSGQPALVEASMAKLFASEMAEKVCSSALQTLGGYGYLSDFPLERIYRDVRVCQIYEGTSDIQRMVISRNL from the coding sequence ATGCTACCCAATGACGAACAACTGCAAATCCGCGAAGCCGCCCGGCAGTTTGCCCAGGAACGCTTGAAACCCTTTGCCGCCGAGTGGGACCGCGAGCATCGCTTTCCCAAAGAGGCCATCGGTGAAATGGCCGAGCTGGGCTTTTTCGGCATGCTGGTGCCGGAACAGTGGGGCGGTTGCGACACCGGTTACCTGGCCTACGCCATGGCCCTGGAAGAAATCGCCGCCGGCGATGGCGCCTGCTCGACCATCATGAGCGTGCACAACTCGGTGGGCTGCGTGCCGATCCTCAAGTACGGCACGGATGAACAGAAAGAACGCTTCCTCACACCTTTGGCCAGCGGCGCCATGCTTGGCGCCTTTGCGCTGACCGAACCCCAGGCCGGCTCCGACGCCAGCGGCCTGAAAACCCGCGCCCGGCTGAACGGCGATCACTATGTACTCAATGGCTGCAAGCAGTTCATCACCTCCGGGCAGAACGCCGGGGTGGTGATCGTGTTCGCGGTGACCGACCCGAGTGCCGGCAAGCGTGGTATCAGCGCGTTTATCGTGCCCACCGACTCACCGGGCTACAAAGTCGCGCGGGTCGAGGACAAGCTCGGCCAGCACGCCTCCGACACCTGCCAGATCCTCTTCGAGGATGTGAAGGTGCCGGTGGCCAATCGTCTGGGGGAGGAGGGTGAAGGTTACCGGATCGCCCTGGCCAACCTCGAAGGCGGACGCGTCGGCATTGCCTCGCAATCAGTCGGCATGGCCCGCGCCGCGTTCGAAGCCGCCCGTGACTACGCCCGCGAGCGGGACAGTTTCGGCAAGCCGATCATCGAACACCAGGCGGTGGCGTTCCGTCTGGCGGACATGGCCACGCAGATCGCCGTCGCCCGGCAGATGGTGCATTACGCCGCCGCCCTGCGTGACAGCGGCCAGCCGGCGCTGGTGGAAGCCTCGATGGCCAAGCTGTTTGCCTCGGAAATGGCCGAGAAAGTCTGCTCATCCGCCTTGCAAACCCTCGGCGGTTACGGTTACCTGAGCGACTTCCCGCTGGAGCGCATCTATCGCGACGTGCGGGTCTGCCAGATCTATGAAGGCACCAGCGATATTCAGCGCATGGTCATTTCGCGCAATCTTTGA
- a CDS encoding acetyl-CoA C-acyltransferase has product MTTQNDPIVIVSAVRTPMGGFQGELKSLTAPQLGAAAIRAAVERAGVASDAVEEVLFGCVLPAGLGQAPARQAALGAGLDKSTRCTTLNKMCGSGMEAAILAHDMLLAGSAEVVVAGGMESMSNAPYLLDRARSGYRMGHGSVIDHMFLDGLEDAYDKGRLMGTFAEDCAQEHGFTREAQDAFAIASTTRAQQAIADGSFNAEIVPLQVMVGKEQKTISHDEQPPKAKLDKISSLKPAFRDGGTVTAANSSSISDGAAALLLMRRSEAQKRGLQPLAVIHGHAAFADTPGLFPVAPVGAIQKLLKKTGWNIDDVELFEINEAFAVVSLVTMTKLEIPHDKVNVHGGACALGHPIGASGARILVTLLSALRQKGLKRGVAAICIGGGEATAMAVECLY; this is encoded by the coding sequence ATGACCACTCAGAACGATCCAATTGTCATTGTCAGCGCGGTGCGCACGCCGATGGGCGGGTTCCAGGGCGAGCTGAAAAGCCTGACCGCGCCGCAACTGGGCGCCGCGGCAATCCGCGCGGCAGTCGAGCGTGCCGGTGTCGCCAGCGATGCGGTGGAAGAAGTGCTGTTCGGCTGCGTACTGCCCGCCGGCCTCGGCCAGGCGCCGGCGCGCCAGGCAGCCCTCGGCGCCGGTCTGGACAAGTCGACCCGTTGCACCACCCTCAATAAAATGTGCGGTTCGGGCATGGAAGCGGCGATTCTCGCCCACGACATGCTGCTCGCCGGCAGTGCCGAGGTGGTGGTCGCCGGCGGCATGGAAAGCATGTCCAACGCCCCGTACCTGCTGGACCGTGCCCGCAGCGGCTACCGCATGGGCCACGGCAGCGTGATCGACCACATGTTCCTCGATGGCCTCGAAGATGCCTACGACAAGGGCCGCCTGATGGGCACCTTTGCCGAAGATTGCGCTCAGGAGCACGGTTTCACCCGGGAAGCCCAGGACGCCTTTGCCATCGCCTCGACCACCCGCGCCCAACAGGCGATCGCCGATGGCAGCTTCAACGCCGAGATCGTGCCGTTGCAGGTGATGGTTGGCAAAGAGCAGAAAACCATCAGCCATGACGAGCAACCGCCCAAGGCCAAGCTGGACAAGATCAGCAGCCTGAAGCCGGCGTTTCGCGACGGTGGCACGGTGACCGCCGCCAACTCCAGTTCGATTTCCGATGGCGCCGCGGCCTTGCTGCTGATGCGTCGCAGCGAGGCGCAAAAGCGTGGCTTGCAACCGCTGGCAGTGATCCACGGGCATGCGGCGTTTGCCGATACTCCGGGACTGTTCCCGGTGGCACCGGTGGGGGCGATTCAGAAGTTGCTGAAGAAAACCGGCTGGAACATCGACGACGTCGAGCTGTTCGAAATCAACGAAGCCTTCGCCGTGGTCAGCCTGGTCACCATGACCAAGCTGGAAATTCCCCATGACAAGGTCAACGTCCACGGCGGCGCCTGCGCCCTCGGCCATCCGATCGGCGCATCGGGCGCGCGGATACTCGTGACCCTGCTCTCGGCCCTGCGCCAGAAAGGTCTGAAACGCGGCGTTGCGGCGATCTGCATCGGCGGCGGCGAAGCCACGGCGATGGCCGTTGAATGCCTGTACTAA
- a CDS encoding SDR family NAD(P)-dependent oxidoreductase, whose product MQIENKVFIVTGGASGLGAATAELLVGAGAKVMLVDMNAEAVAAQAQRLGAHSVVADISNEDAAQAAVQATVEAFGAVNGLVNCAGIVRGEKILGKNGPHLLSSFSQVINVNLIGSFNMLRLAAAAIAETAPDANGERGVIINTASAAAFDGQIGQAAYAASKGAIASLTLPAARELARFGIRVMTIAPGIFETPMMAGMTQEVRDSLAAGVPFPPRLGKPAEYAALARHIIENSMLNGEVIRLDGALRMAAK is encoded by the coding sequence ATGCAGATCGAGAACAAGGTATTTATCGTCACCGGCGGCGCATCCGGACTGGGTGCGGCCACCGCCGAACTGTTGGTGGGCGCCGGCGCCAAGGTCATGCTGGTGGACATGAACGCCGAAGCCGTTGCCGCTCAGGCCCAGCGCTTGGGAGCACACAGTGTGGTGGCCGATATCAGCAACGAAGACGCGGCCCAGGCGGCGGTACAGGCCACGGTCGAGGCCTTCGGCGCGGTCAACGGGCTGGTCAACTGCGCCGGTATCGTGCGTGGCGAGAAGATCCTGGGCAAAAACGGTCCGCATCTGCTTTCAAGTTTCAGCCAGGTGATCAACGTCAACCTGATCGGTAGCTTCAATATGCTGCGCCTGGCCGCAGCCGCCATCGCCGAAACCGCGCCCGATGCCAATGGCGAGCGCGGTGTGATCATCAATACCGCCTCGGCCGCTGCCTTTGACGGGCAGATCGGCCAGGCGGCCTACGCCGCCTCCAAAGGGGCGATTGCCAGCCTGACCTTGCCGGCTGCGCGCGAACTGGCGCGCTTCGGCATCCGCGTGATGACCATAGCCCCAGGGATTTTCGAAACACCGATGATGGCCGGCATGACCCAGGAAGTGCGTGATTCGCTGGCCGCCGGTGTGCCATTCCCGCCACGCCTGGGCAAACCTGCCGAATACGCGGCGCTGGCACGCCACATCATTGAAAACAGCATGCTCAATGGCGAGGTGATCCGTCTCGACGGTGCCTTGCGCATGGCCGCCAAATAA
- a CDS encoding AMP-binding protein, with product MRDYLSATSQFNYQQTVDAALHGSLTALNACVECCDRHALPGRIALFWEGRDGSSATYTFSDLQDKAARFANFLQAQGVKKGDKVAGLLPRNVELLIVVLATWRIGAVYQPLFTAFGPKALEHRLGSSGAAVVVTDAVNRPKLLEVPDCPTTVTVTGAKGQGLVRGDFSFWAELANHSNQCEPLLMNGEDPFLLMFTSGTTGPSKALYVPLKAMVAFQSYTRDAVDLRPEDAFWNVADPGWAYGIYFGVTGPLNMGHPITFYDGPFTLESTCRVINKYGITNLTGSPTAYRLLIAGGDEFAKSIKGKLRIVSSAGEPLNPEVIRWFADNLDVVIHDHYGQTELGMVLCNHHGLEHPVHVGAAGFASPGHRIVVLDDNYNELSVGQPGILAIDRSQSPMCWFPGYEGAPTKAFVGNYYLSGDTVELNPDGSISFVGRSDDVITTSGYRVGPFDVESALIEHPAVIEAAVVGKPDPERTELVKAFVVLSAQYLGSPALAEELRQHVRKRLAAHSYPREIEFVSDLPKTPSGKLQRFILRNQEIAKAQEAAVNKATA from the coding sequence ATGCGCGACTACCTGTCTGCAACTTCTCAGTTCAACTACCAACAGACTGTCGATGCGGCGCTGCACGGCTCGCTGACGGCGCTCAATGCCTGTGTCGAATGCTGCGACCGGCATGCGTTGCCCGGGCGTATCGCCCTGTTCTGGGAGGGGCGCGACGGTTCCAGCGCGACCTACACCTTCAGTGACTTGCAGGACAAAGCCGCGCGCTTTGCCAACTTCCTCCAGGCCCAGGGCGTGAAGAAGGGCGACAAGGTCGCCGGCCTGCTGCCGCGTAACGTCGAGCTGCTGATTGTGGTGCTGGCGACCTGGCGCATCGGCGCGGTGTACCAGCCGCTGTTTACCGCCTTCGGGCCCAAGGCCCTGGAACATCGCCTCGGCAGCTCAGGCGCGGCCGTGGTGGTCACCGATGCGGTGAACCGGCCGAAACTCCTCGAAGTACCGGACTGCCCGACCACGGTCACCGTCACGGGCGCCAAGGGCCAGGGCCTGGTGCGTGGCGATTTCAGTTTCTGGGCCGAACTGGCCAACCATTCCAATCAGTGTGAACCGCTGCTGATGAACGGCGAAGACCCGTTCCTGTTGATGTTCACCTCGGGCACCACCGGGCCGTCGAAAGCGCTCTACGTGCCGCTCAAGGCCATGGTCGCGTTCCAGAGCTACACCCGCGACGCCGTGGACCTGCGCCCGGAAGACGCGTTCTGGAACGTCGCCGATCCGGGCTGGGCCTACGGCATCTACTTCGGTGTCACCGGTCCTTTGAACATGGGCCACCCGATTACCTTCTACGACGGTCCGTTTACCCTCGAAAGCACCTGCCGGGTGATCAACAAGTACGGGATCACCAACCTGACCGGCTCGCCGACCGCTTACCGCTTGCTGATCGCCGGCGGCGATGAATTCGCCAAGAGCATCAAGGGCAAGCTGCGGATCGTCAGCAGTGCCGGCGAGCCGCTGAACCCGGAAGTGATCCGCTGGTTCGCCGACAACCTCGATGTCGTCATTCATGACCACTATGGCCAGACCGAGCTGGGCATGGTGCTGTGCAACCACCATGGCCTTGAGCATCCGGTGCATGTCGGCGCCGCCGGCTTTGCTTCGCCGGGCCACCGCATCGTGGTGCTGGACGACAACTACAATGAATTGTCGGTCGGCCAGCCGGGGATCCTGGCCATCGACCGCAGCCAGTCGCCGATGTGTTGGTTCCCGGGCTACGAAGGCGCACCGACCAAGGCCTTTGTCGGCAATTACTACCTGAGCGGCGACACCGTCGAGCTCAATCCGGACGGCAGCATCAGCTTTGTCGGACGCAGCGACGACGTGATCACCACCTCGGGCTACCGGGTCGGTCCGTTCGACGTCGAAAGCGCGCTGATCGAGCACCCGGCGGTGATCGAGGCGGCAGTGGTCGGCAAGCCCGATCCGGAGCGCACCGAACTGGTCAAGGCCTTCGTCGTGCTCAGCGCCCAATACCTGGGCTCGCCAGCGCTCGCCGAAGAGCTGCGCCAACACGTGCGCAAGCGCTTGGCCGCGCACTCGTACCCCCGTGAAATCGAATTTGTCAGCGATCTACCGAAAACCCCAAGCGGTAAATTGCAGCGCTTTATCTTGCGCAACCAGGAAATCGCCAAGGCTCAAGAGGCCGCGGTTAACAAGGCTACAGCTTGA
- a CDS encoding AraC family transcriptional regulator, with the protein MSEKDTISMQLVREALLQSCTPEATAEVLLKVGIDPQGLQQPDARVPASAYARLWRLLARRGDDEFFGMDPRQLKSGSLAFLCQCAMAQPTLASGLNAGLGFLSLMLERMPAQLVHQQTLAEIVLMEDDHPPRRAFTYFTYWMIVHGVACWLAGRRIPILAIELRCAEPDFCDDYQVMFSQNLRFDRPRTRMIFSADCLDLPIKRSAEELKRFLALAPANILVKYRDPQSLASRIKLDLRQLPAERWPETESLAQQLCMSASTLRRRLAEEGQTYQGLKDSVRKELAIAWLAEPAISFTEIAERLGFADTSSFYKAFRKWSGSNPGHYRSLILSEAH; encoded by the coding sequence ATGTCGGAAAAAGACACCATCTCCATGCAACTGGTACGCGAAGCGCTGCTGCAAAGCTGCACGCCCGAGGCCACCGCCGAAGTCCTGCTCAAGGTCGGTATCGATCCGCAAGGGTTGCAACAGCCTGACGCGCGCGTCCCGGCCAGCGCCTATGCGCGGCTGTGGCGTCTGCTGGCGCGGCGCGGCGACGACGAGTTCTTTGGCATGGACCCGCGCCAGTTGAAATCCGGCAGCCTGGCCTTTCTCTGTCAATGCGCCATGGCCCAGCCAACGCTGGCGTCCGGCCTGAACGCCGGATTGGGTTTCCTGTCGTTAATGCTGGAGCGCATGCCGGCTCAACTGGTGCATCAACAAACCCTGGCGGAAATCGTCCTGATGGAAGACGACCATCCGCCCCGGCGCGCTTTCACCTATTTCACTTATTGGATGATCGTCCACGGCGTGGCGTGCTGGCTGGCGGGGCGGCGGATCCCGATCCTCGCCATCGAGCTGCGTTGCGCCGAGCCGGATTTTTGCGACGACTATCAGGTGATGTTCTCGCAGAACCTGCGATTCGACCGGCCACGCACGCGGATGATTTTTTCCGCCGACTGCCTCGACCTGCCGATCAAACGCAGCGCCGAGGAGCTCAAACGCTTCCTCGCCCTGGCCCCGGCCAACATCCTGGTCAAGTACCGCGACCCGCAAAGCCTGGCTAGCCGGATCAAGCTCGACCTGCGGCAACTGCCCGCCGAGCGCTGGCCGGAAACCGAGAGCCTGGCCCAGCAGCTGTGCATGTCCGCCTCGACCCTGCGTCGCCGCCTGGCCGAAGAGGGCCAGACCTATCAGGGCTTGAAAGACAGTGTGCGCAAGGAGTTGGCCATTGCCTGGCTGGCGGAACCGGCGATCAGTTTCACCGAGATCGCCGAGCGACTCGGGTTTGCCGATACCAGTTCGTTCTATAAAGCCTTTCGCAAATGGTCAGGCTCCAATCCTGGGCATTACCGCAGCCTGATTCTCAGCGAAGCCCACTGA
- the efeU gene encoding iron uptake transporter permease EfeU, whose amino-acid sequence MLVPFLIMLREGIEAALIVGIIASYLKQTGRGQWLPAVWIGVFLAAALALLVGGGLELLSAEFPQKQQELFEGVIGLVAVAILSSMVFWMRKVARSIKHSLQLSLEAAMTGSRHQVTALIAMVFFAVAREGLETVFFLLAVFQQSEGPGAPIGALLGLLLAILIGWLIYSGSLRLNLSAFFRWTGLFILVVAAGILASSVQALHEAGVWNDLQEVVFDISASLPVDGPLGSVLAGMFGYQDAPTVSTLGAYLMYLVVALLMFFLPAGSGDKPVTTPTSSVSRQQGHS is encoded by the coding sequence ATGCTGGTTCCCTTTCTGATCATGCTGCGCGAAGGCATTGAGGCGGCGCTCATCGTCGGCATCATTGCCAGTTACCTCAAGCAAACCGGGCGTGGGCAATGGCTGCCCGCGGTGTGGATCGGCGTGTTTCTCGCCGCCGCGCTGGCGCTGCTGGTGGGTGGTGGCCTGGAACTGCTCAGCGCTGAATTCCCGCAGAAACAGCAGGAATTGTTCGAAGGAGTGATCGGTCTGGTGGCGGTGGCCATCCTCAGTTCGATGGTGTTCTGGATGCGCAAGGTCGCGCGTTCGATCAAGCATTCACTGCAGCTTTCGCTGGAAGCGGCCATGACCGGCTCGCGGCATCAGGTCACCGCGCTGATCGCCATGGTGTTTTTCGCCGTGGCCCGCGAAGGCCTGGAAACCGTGTTCTTCCTCCTGGCCGTGTTCCAGCAGAGCGAAGGCCCCGGCGCACCGATCGGCGCCCTGCTCGGCCTGCTGCTGGCGATTCTCATCGGCTGGCTGATCTACAGCGGCAGCCTGCGCCTGAATCTTTCAGCGTTCTTTCGCTGGACCGGACTGTTCATCCTGGTGGTGGCCGCCGGGATTCTCGCCAGTTCGGTCCAGGCCCTGCATGAGGCCGGGGTCTGGAACGACCTGCAGGAGGTGGTGTTCGACATCAGCGCCAGCCTGCCCGTGGACGGCCCGCTGGGCTCGGTGCTGGCCGGCATGTTCGGCTATCAGGACGCGCCGACCGTCAGCACCCTGGGTGCCTACCTGATGTACCTGGTCGTGGCGTTGCTGATGTTTTTCCTGCCAGCCGGCTCTGGCGACAAACCGGTCACCACCCCGACTTCTTCCGTTTCCCGTCAACAAGGGCACTCATGA